The Salmo trutta chromosome 27, fSalTru1.1, whole genome shotgun sequence genome includes the window tcgcagttgtaaatgagaacttgttctcaactagcctacctggttaaataaaggtgggaaAAAAGGCCTTGCATACAACATTACACCTTAATCATAAAGTacatgaggttggtggcaccttaattagggaggacgggtttgtggtaatggctggagcggtattagtggaatggtatcaaataatcaaacacatagtttgatgccattccaattgctctgttccagccattattatgagccgtcctctcctcagcagcctccactctcATAAAGCCCTGATCACACCCTCATAAACATGACCTGACGGCTGCCATAACCATTCATATCACTTAATGTTTACCCTTGCGTGGTAGGCAGGCAGTAGTGGAATAATGCCTGGTGTCAGGGCTTTAAACCCTGTGGGTAGAAGAGCTCTTCCTTCTCCATGAGTCCACACTGCCAGACTGATGATGTCAGTGGCCTTGTGTCTGGACAGCTGACTGAGGCTGTAGTAATGCTTGGTGTTGCATTTCTAACCCATGATCTCCTCAACTTCATAGATATGACATGTATTTACAGGTCTTTGGGTTATGAACTGTAGGTCCACTCCAAAGTCGAGATCATCATGCCTTAAATGATGAATCTGATTCCTCAGTTGCTTCATCTCCTGCAGTCATAAATCATAATTAGTGCATATGCTCTGAGACTGCCACCAGTTGTGAGGGGCCCATGCTATGTTGATCCCTGGATCAACCCTCAATCTATTCTATCCTATTTCTATACTGACTGTTGTCTGTCTGATGCTGGAGTAGTCTGCACAGTTGTTCTTATTATCCATGGTATTGAACCTAAGCCTTACTAATATTGTGGTATTGTGTCTGTTCTTGTTCCTTGCAGCTCACCGGTATCACCAGGCCAAAGCCAGCGGGCAGGGTGCCCACAGCAAGTCCTCCAGCGCCCACTCCTCCCGCTCCACCAGCCCAGGCCCACACTGGCGTAATGAGGGCATTGCCCCCTATAAGCCGCCTGACAGACGTTCCCAGGGCCTGGAGCCTCCGTGTGCCCCTTGTACCCCCTCGTCCACCCGGCCTGGCCGCTcccaccacccctccctccccacgGAGCTCGACTCCAACGCAGGACGCACCCCTCTGCTACCACGACCACCACGGGACCGCTCAGAACCTCGACACTTCAACCCTCTCAGGTGAGTTGTGTTGTGCTAATGACACTTCATCATCTTTGTCTGTATCACCAGCACTGATCCACTTttcaccacccacccacccacccgtcCGTccgcccacacacacccacccacccacccgcccacacacacccacccacccacccacccactcacacacacccacccacccgcccacacacacccacccacccacccacccgtccgcccacacacacacacacccgcccacccacacacacccgtccacacacacacacacacacccacacacacaaacacagcacacAAAACTAGGAAGCGACAGATTACACAAAGCAGATTTTCCTAATCTAATGTGACATTGTGCAGACACAGTCCTGCCCTACCAGCCATACCACTCTGCCTCCTGGTGGCCAGACTGGCACAGGCATTGATTGCTGCTgtcacctccctccccctctccctccccctctccctccctcttgacccctcttctccctcctttcctATGGCTCCATTAATTACACTACCGACTGCCTGAATTTAGATGGGATTCAACATCCGACAGTGTTGCAGTTGTTGATGTTTCTGTTCTCTTTTTCCAAGGCCCAGGGCTGATGGATAGAATTAGGGTGCTTGTCGACTGTACTGGAGGAAAAACACATCTCTCCCTTTTTCTGCTGATGTCTCTCACGGAAATGACACGACAGTCAGAGTGTTGGTATTTTATGGCCAATAAAACTTTTATGGTTAGTAAAGAGAGTGAAATCCTTCAGCTCTCCACATAAGGTCCATTGAGTGTTGTTGGTGTTACATACCTCCCTCATACGTCAGTGTGTGGAGAGGCCATTGATCAAGACGATGAAAGCCTATGGGCTTGTTTAATTTGGCTCACGGCCAATGAGTGGCTGAGTATCCGGAGTGAGTGATGGCGTCATGGCAACAGGCCCTGGTACAGGTTAACCCCTTCAGGGTCAGCACCTCCAAATGCACCAGACTAGATAAGGTTTAATCTGAATGACGACCCCCCCAGACCCTGTTGCTCCCCCCAGGAAGTAGGTCTCAGGTGGGCTAATCTGGAGGGAAACCCCCATGTGCTTCGTTATTTCAAGCCTTCAGAATGCTGTCATTCCAAAGTCAATATTTGTTTGACTAAGTCATTATTTTAAATAGCAAAGTCAATATAAAAATGTCAAATCTGGTCACTCATATTTATTGAGCCCTGTTTATATAATGTGCAATACTAATTTCTTGGTTGTTTGCTATGGTTTCACAGAGCATTATAGAAGTGGTTACATAAAGAATGTCAATAAAGAAAGCGGAGAAAGTTCATGTTTAATACAGGATATTGCCAGAGATCACACGTctatcatgttgttgttgtggccACTGCTACAGAGCTCTACTGATTGTGTTCCTATCTTACTGTAAGTCAATGGTATCCTGTCTCAGATGGTAAATTGTCCTGAGGGGCCCACTGGTGTGTGACAGTAGAGTGGTGTGGTGAGCTCTGGGAGTGCAGGCAGCGCTctctgagggtgtgtgtggggtcagTAAGTCCACAGGGCCTATAATCCTGCCCCCACTTGCTCTCATCTTCCCTGTAATCCCTGAGCCTGATCCAGCCCAGTGTTTCCGAGAAGCACCAAGCCCTACGTGTGTCAGTCAAGGTAGGCAGCATGATCCTCATGATCCCTGGAGGTCACACACAGGTCACAGGTCCCATCATGGACTGGAGGTGGATGGTGTTTACTGTAAACCTGTCAGGGCCAGGGGAGTGGGGGGAGGCAGACGCACAGACACTGTGGTGCTCGGATGGACAATGGGATCTGAGCATGTTGTTTTTCTCAAACTGTTATGAATGTTCAAAAAGTTGTGTTGGACAGGATAATGTGATATTATTTTATTCCAATGATAAAATGTACTAAGACCAGAAATAAATCAAAGATAACTATAAATAACTCATtgtctgtcttcctccctctgtgttCTGCAGGTCTAAGGACTCGTCATTGATGCCAGTGACCCGCCGTCTATCAGGGGACAGCGACTCCTCTACAGCCTCCtctaagggaggaggaggggcaggGGGAGGTCGCTTCTCTCTGGGAGGCACCCGTCGCTCCGGAGAGGAGGTGGTCCTGTTGGTCAACAGGAAGGAGGGGAAGCATTTGATAGAAAGgcctggaggaggagaaggtcagaTCCCAGCCCTGTGCCCCCCAATGCCCCGCGCACGCAGCCACTCCCGGGAACGCCCTGCCCCTGCCACCATCCTCAAACCCAGCCCCCCACAGGGCACCTCTGACGGGCTTAGGACCAGTCGTGGGGACAGGGGCCGCTCTCTGGGGCCCGAAGGCCCCCGCAGGCTTCAGGCCCCGCGTTCCCACAGCCAGGGGAAGATGCCCAGCCGGAGTCGAACCAACGATGCCAGCCCTGGATCCTGTCCCCGTCACGGGGCCTCTCAGCCCCCATCCTCTGACAGACGAGAGGAGCTGAGGGCCAAACAACTACCCCCTGCCTCCCCCAGAATCAGTGGAGGTTTCTCCAGGAGACAATCGTCCTCCTGCTCTAATTCGCCTATCAAAGGACTTCAGAGCAGCAGCCCCAGTAAGAAGACTATGGTGGCTCCCAGGCCCCCCGCTCCACGCTCCCCCTCAGTAGGGAAGAGTAGGCTGCTGCCCCCAGTCTCCCAGGCAGGCCGACGCTCTCCACACTCCACTTCCCCCCGCTCCTCTCACTACCATGGGCATGGACCCCGCTCCCCTCGAACCTCCCACGGCCCTCGATCCAATGGGCATGGCCACAGGGGGTTGGCCGGCTCTGAGCGACAGGAACCCGAGGAGGAGGGGCTAGGCTATAAGTTCCAGATGCTGCCCAACCTGGACCCCCAGAAGGAGCAGGACCTGTACCGCAGCTTCGAGGCTGAGTTCCTGGCTAACACAGGGCAGGGCAAAGTGGGGCCCAGTAGACCAAAAGGGTCCTCACATCCACAGCAGGGGGTTGGGACCCAAAACCTCCCCACACCTGCCTCTGCTGACCCTAACGTTACTGACTCTGCCTActcctcctccaactcctccACCTCCTCAATCAACGTGGGGGGGAAGGTAGGAGCTCTGCCTGACCTCCGGGAGTCCAAGAGAACTAACTCACATTCCTGTGGAAGACTAGAGAATACCCTGGCCCCACTGCATGGCCATAGCCCGGGCGGATTATCTAACGGTGGGCACACAGAACCAGTGCGCTGGAGCGGGCGAGGTGGAGGTCTCAGGAAGCTCCCTGCCATCTCCAGTTCCATGGAGGAAGGGGAGCTCCTGTCCTCCTTCCCTGGCCAGAGAGACTCAGAGCTGGGCATAGCTCTCAGCCATACCCCCTCACAACTTCCTTTCAACCCCAGGAGCATGAATGTGGGCCATGTCAGTGGTGTTCCAGCAGAGATGCTGATGGAAAGCCAGCAGGGTCAGTTGGGCTGGGGCTCAGGGCCTGAGGGAGATGTCCCTCTGGAGGATCAACAATCAAGTTTCCCCTATGACCTGGAGGATGGAGACCCCAAAGATGACCTCCCTCCCCCAGAGTCTTGTCCCTCACccatccccctttccccctctgAGGACTGCTCCTTCCAGGAAGACTCCTCCAGTGAAAGCTCCTCCATGTGCTTCAGCCTGAGTGAATCACGCTCAgagtcctctcctccacctcctctcctagcCAATAGGGATGCTGTTGATGGGGATGTGGTCCTCCGGCCGAAGAGGGTAGGTAAGAAGGCTGACAGGATGCCCTCCATCTACAAGCTCAAGCTGAGGCCCAGGGTCAGGCCCCGTACAGACAACCGGCCAGAGAACAGCCCATCACGTATCCCCACCCCAGTCAGCTACAGAGACCTGCAGGCCATGGGCAACCTCACCCCTCTCCATAGCCCTACTCCTCCACAGTCCCCTCAGAGCTCACATTCCAACGGCCACCCAGCCTCACGCAGGGCCCTGCACCAGGCCTTCGGCGACCTAATCCACCCCCAGTCATGCTCCACCGCCATGGGCAGCAGGGACTGCACCTACTCCGTAGAGTCAGGGGGCAGCCTGGACACTGAGGCCTGGATGTAACACACAACTTACTCATCACGATGATGCTGATACAGAACAGTTTGTTGTCAAATTAAAACTGACTACTGTCTAAAAGACTGGAGACCGGGCTGCAGACTATTTTTATAGAACATGTCACAGTCGCACACTCACTCTTTTTGTCACTTAGGCCCTTTCCTGTCTATAATGGTCAGGGTTTCACTATCCCATTCTGTTCTTTGCACTCAAAACCGAATTATTTATTTCCAAAGGAACGATCCAGAATCTAAGGCTATTGTTTAAGTTGAATGGTTTCTTTGTAATTATGGGGATGTTTTGATGAATCATAGTGTCTAATACAAGGCAGGCAGCTGTCTTGAAAGCCCCATGATTTGCtgccatacagagagagagagagagagagagagagagagagagagagagagagagagagaacatatgtGTTGTCATATGCATCGCTGAGGGGCATGAAGAAGTGCCAGGGCTGAGGAAGAGGAAAGAACCCCAGGCAGGAGCAGTGAATCACAAGCGTCATCAAGTCAACTGGACTGGCTCCCTCTAGCGGACAGTGTATGCCACAGCATCTCTGTCCGCTTTGATTGTTAAAATACTGGCGAGGCGAGCCGCGCTGTAAAAGATACTTTCTTGCTCTCATTCTCCATACTGCCACTCACCTTCTGCTAGTTACCCCCCTTCTGTGGACATCTTTACAGATCTAATCTGTATTGGacttatatataaaaacaatacTCTACGATACTTTACTGTCCAATGTTCACAAATAACAGTCTTTTGGACTTTATACACACTACATATTCCATATGTGCACTGCTACTCACCTTCCGCCATCAACCCCCTGCATCCTGAGTTGTTCATTGCCATACATGTATGATGTCACTTTCTCACTGCCAATCCATATGGCCATGATTGAGTGATGTCTGTTTTTTGAGCTTTTAGAGTGAAAATATACAAAGCATTTTCTATGCGTTAACTGCAGTCTGGGGTAAGAGTAAGATGATTATGTGTCATTGTCATTGAAACAGCAATGTTGAATTCTTCCAATGATCAAGAGTTATCTGAACTTGGAAATCAACACTAAAATATGTATACAAAAGTGGATGAATATGCATAAATgtgtacatgtgtatatatagttgcaagaaaaagtatgtgaaccctttggaattacctggatttctacatACATTGGTCAAcaaatgtgatctgatcttcctttaagtcacaacaatagacaaacacagtgtgcttaaactaataatacacaaattattgtatttttcttgtctatattgaatacatcatttaaacattcatagtgtaggttggaaaaagtatgtgaacccctaggttaatgacttctccaaaagctaactggagtcaggagtcatctaacctggagtccaatcaatgagacgagattagagatgttggttagagctgccttgccctataaaaaacactcacaaaaagtgagtttgctattcacatgaagcgttgcctgatgtgaaccatgcctcgaacaaaagagatctcagaagacctaagattaagaattgttgacttgtatAAAGCtagaaagggttacaaaagtatctcttaaagccttgatgttcatcagtccacggtaagataAATTGTCTATGAATGgataaagttcagcactgttgctactctccctaggagtggccgtcctgcaaagatgactgcaagagcacagcgcagaatgctcaatgaggttaagaagaatcctagagtgtcagctaaagacttacagaaatctctggaacatgctaacatctctgttgacgattctacgatacataaaacactaaacaagaatggtgttcaagGGAGGAccccacggaagaagccactgctgtccaaaaaaaacattgctgcacatctgaagtatGCAAAAGATCACCTGAATGTTCCAGTAGTTCTggggacagatgaaactaaagttgagttgtttggaaggaacacacaacactgtgtggagaaaaaaaggcacagaacACCaggcctcagggcctggacagcttgctacagtatcattgacagaaaaatgaattcccatgtttatcaagacattttgcaggagaatgtaaggctatctgtccgccaattgaagctcaacagaagttgggtggtgcaacaggacaacgacccaaaacacagaagtaaatcaacaacagaatggcttcaacagaagaaaatacgccttctggagtggcccagtcagagtcctgaactcaacccgattgagatgctgtggcatgacctcaagagagcagtacacaccagacatcccaagaatattgtggaacggaaacagttttgtaaagaggaagggtccaaaattcctcctgaccgttgtgtaggtctgatccgcaactacagaaaacgtttggttgagtttattgctgccaaaggagggtcaaccagttattaaatccaagggttcacatacttttcccaccctgcactgtgaatgtttacacagtgggttcaataaagacatgaaaacgtataattgtttgtgtgttattagtttaagcagactgtgtttgtctattgttgtgacttagatgaagatcagatcaaatttcttgaccaatttatgcagaaatccaggtaattccaaaaggttcacatactttctcttgccactgtacatgtaTATGTATACTTGCATAAAGATGTGGGTATAGTGTATATAACAAAAATGAATTATGAAATGTGTAAATATTCACTGTATGGGGTTTTATGCTGCCTTAGCTATGCAATATTGCTGTTGGAAATGCCTTGACAATTCCCTTGGccttaatgtgtgtgtgagtgtggtttGAGAACGTTGGTGCCCAACAACACCCATTCACTCTTGAGTGTGAATTCATTGCCATCACCATCAGTTTTTCTCTCAATGTAGAATTGTCCAAAAACATTAAATAAAAAGCACCATATTATTTTCTATGGATTTGTATGATAGATACATAGACAAACCACTCTCTCATCAAAGGATATTCAGTGACATCTAGTGGTTAAAAAAAGATGGTCTCATTTGAATGAAATTCCTTCACAGATTGAGTTTGCTAGACTGGTTTGGAGCAGATGATTGTTGATCGTGATGTATTGTGTGGTTTATTGAAATGACTTAAGAATACGTGTAGGTTTTTCTTGAATGTTTTTTTATCTGGAGAATGAACATGAGTAATAGATAGTGTAATGGATATGTCTGTCCCGCTAAAGACTTATTGGTATTATCTCTACAGAGCAGGGCAGGGATATGACTGTGGTGTTTGCACTTTAACAGGTTTGTAGAGCGTGTAAGACTGCTATGAATGGTTTTACAGTGGAATGACAGGGACTGTGCTGCAGTGGGTTTTCAGTAAATGAATGGCACAAGCCGAGTGGAaagagtttgtttgtgtgtatacgTCTTTCAGTAAACTGAATCAAAGTGTACATTCTGTATAGGATTATGTACCAGGTGTCAATGGGAATGTAGGTAGAGTTGAAGAAAAGCAGGGAGGGATGTTGTTGGTCTTGTTTATTTATGAATTGGTCTCGAGTGACGGGTGGGGCTCTAAGTGAAAAACAACACTGTATGTAGAATCTAAAGCCAGTGAGAGCCCCAAATAAGTTATTAAAAATACATGAAAAAATGGTGTTAGAATTGTGGCTCTCGATTATCCTAAAGGTTTTTGCCAGAGCCCATAGTTTAGTAATGCACAAGGTTCCAGGGACATTTCTGAGGAAGTTTTCATGTATTTTTGTCTTTGACTTGGGGATTTTGATTGTTAAAAGATTTGCTTTTAACATGTTTTATCTTGCCAATTTATGTCCACACATCAACCAAATAGACAATACAGCAGAAGCTGTTATGCTTTTAAAAGATCCAGAATCTGAATTTATTTGCCATATCAAGGGAACACTCCAGCAATGAATATAGCCAATCCAAGAGGGTCAAAGGTTTTGTTGATGACTACACAGGAATGAGCCAACCTACACACAGCCTAGGCTTTTAACTGCTCAAAGATACAGTTCAAACATATTTAAACCTCCACTGCCATAAAGGCTCTGTTTGCATTATTAGCCAATGTACATGTTCTCTCTTCTCTGACCAATGAGAAGTTGATCAACCTTTTCATTTCATTGCTTTCACGTGTAGCTGTCTCAAAAAAATATGTCTATATGTGTTTTATTTTCAATTAAATTGTTCA containing:
- the LOC115164444 gene encoding GAS2-like protein 1, producing the protein MADQSNIQSAASKSIRPFKSSEEYLYAMKEDLAEWFNTLYDLDITADTFMEGLETGCALCRHANNVNRAALDFQMEYPEVAQSLRMPTKDVVFQSRNVVPGSFLARDNVSNFIGWCRQELWIKDVLMFETNDIVEKCNEKNFVLCLLEVARRGAKFGMLAPMLIQLEEEIEEEIRDQENQGEPSPSLLPISRAFVRKESVVDDPEPAPYAHWQQKQRVLCDMRNLDELVREILGRCSCPAQFPMTKVSEGKYKVGDSSALIFIRVLRTHVMVRVGGGWDTLEHYLDKHDPCRCAAFAHRYHQAKASGQGAHSKSSSAHSSRSTSPGPHWRNEGIAPYKPPDRRSQGLEPPCAPCTPSSTRPGRSHHPSLPTELDSNAGRTPLLPRPPRDRSEPRHFNPLRSKDSSLMPVTRRLSGDSDSSTASSKGGGGAGGGRFSLGGTRRSGEEVVLLVNRKEGKHLIERPGGGEGQIPALCPPMPRARSHSRERPAPATILKPSPPQGTSDGLRTSRGDRGRSLGPEGPRRLQAPRSHSQGKMPSRSRTNDASPGSCPRHGASQPPSSDRREELRAKQLPPASPRISGGFSRRQSSSCSNSPIKGLQSSSPSKKTMVAPRPPAPRSPSVGKSRLLPPVSQAGRRSPHSTSPRSSHYHGHGPRSPRTSHGPRSNGHGHRGLAGSERQEPEEEGLGYKFQMLPNLDPQKEQDLYRSFEAEFLANTGQGKVGPSRPKGSSHPQQGVGTQNLPTPASADPNVTDSAYSSSNSSTSSINVGGKVGALPDLRESKRTNSHSCGRLENTLAPLHGHSPGGLSNGGHTEPVRWSGRGGGLRKLPAISSSMEEGELLSSFPGQRDSELGIALSHTPSQLPFNPRSMNVGHVSGVPAEMLMESQQGQLGWGSGPEGDVPLEDQQSSFPYDLEDGDPKDDLPPPESCPSPIPLSPSEDCSFQEDSSSESSSMCFSLSESRSESSPPPPLLANRDAVDGDVVLRPKRVGKKADRMPSIYKLKLRPRVRPRTDNRPENSPSRIPTPVSYRDLQAMGNLTPLHSPTPPQSPQSSHSNGHPASRRALHQAFGDLIHPQSCSTAMGSRDCTYSVESGGSLDTEAWM